One window of the Zygotorulaspora mrakii chromosome 6, complete sequence genome contains the following:
- the CDC21 gene encoding thymidylate synthase (similar to Saccharomyces cerevisiae CDC21 (YOR074C); ancestral locus Anc_5.678): MTAQQISEQAAKEGNLEESQYLDLCKRIIEEGESRPDRTGTGTLSLFAPPQLRFNLKNDTFPLFTTKRVFTKGIILELLWFISGCTDGQKLSDQGVKIWEGNGSREYLDKLGLTHRRERDLGPVYGFQWRHFGAKYKSCEDDYTNQGFDQLQDLISKLKNNPYDRRIIMSAWNPPDFPLMALPPCHVFCQFYVNFPTDGSKPKLSCLLYQRSCDMGLGVPFNIASYALLTKMIAHVCDMEPGEFIHTMGDAHVYKNHIEALQKQISRTPTSFPQLKIKRKVDNIDDFKYEDFEIINYNPQKKIEMQMSV; encoded by the coding sequence ATGACAGCACAGCAGATCAGTGAACAGGCAGCaaaagaaggaaatttAGAGGAATCTCAATATCTAGATCTCTGCAAAAGAATTATCGAGGAAGGTGAATCTAGACCAGATAGAACAGGCACCGGTACTTTAAGTTTGTTTGCGCCTCCGCAGCTGCGattcaatttgaagaatgaCACCTTTCCTTTGTTCACTACCAAGAGGGTATTTACAAAGGGTATAATACTTGAATTGCTGTGGTTCATTTCTGGTTGTACAGATGGGCAGAAATTGTCGGATCAAGGTGTCAAGATTTGGGAAGGTAACGGTTCTAGAGAGTATCTTGACAAGCTAGGACTAACTCACAGACGTGAGAGGGATTTGGGTCCAGTTTATGGTTTTCAATGGAGACATTTTGGGGCGAAATATAAAAGTTGCGAGGATGATTACACCAATCAGGGATTTGACCAACTGCAAGATTTGATATCGAAACTGAAGAATAACCCATATGATCGTAGGATTATTATGAGTGCATGGAATCCGCCTGACTTCCCGTTGATGGCTCTCCCACCTTGCCATGTGTTTTGTCAATTTTATGTAAATTTCCCAACAGATGGTTCAAAGCCAAAACTCTCCTGTTTACTGTATCAAAGGTCTTGTGACATGGGGTTGGGGGTTCCCTTCAATATAGCTTCCTATGCTCTGTTGACCAAGATGATTGCACATGTTTGTGATATGGAGCCAGGCGAATTCATTCATACTATGGGTGATGCGCATGTGTACAAAAATCATATTGAGGCGTTACAGAAGCAGATTTCGAGGACACCAACAAGTTTTCCtcaattgaaaatcaagagaaaagttgataatattgatgatttcaaatatgaagaTTTTGAGATTATAAACTATAATccacagaaaaaaatcgaaatgCAAATGAGCGTTTGA